From Nonlabens sp. Ci31, the proteins below share one genomic window:
- a CDS encoding SDR family oxidoreductase, translating to MEKVLIAGATGATGKKIVNFLKESQYFEPIAMIRKEDQKSFFEDQNVQWIMGDLSEDLSHTCKNMDKVIFAAGSGGKNVVEIDQEGAKRFIDASMANHIKKFVMLSSMGADQPEEVKELHEYMVAKHHADIYLRNSGLNYTIVRPGALTNDGGTQHIQLSHKLSEQGSISRTDVAQVLTRVLHDDTANKETFEIIKGDTLIGKALETMSTVKF from the coding sequence ATGGAAAAAGTACTAATAGCAGGCGCAACCGGCGCAACAGGAAAAAAAATTGTAAACTTTTTAAAAGAATCTCAGTATTTTGAGCCTATAGCGATGATACGTAAAGAGGATCAAAAATCTTTTTTTGAAGATCAAAATGTCCAATGGATTATGGGAGATCTCTCTGAAGACCTTTCTCATACTTGTAAAAATATGGATAAAGTCATATTTGCAGCTGGGTCTGGTGGTAAAAATGTAGTAGAAATAGATCAAGAAGGAGCAAAGAGGTTTATAGATGCGTCCATGGCTAACCATATCAAGAAGTTTGTCATGTTAAGTTCTATGGGGGCTGATCAACCAGAAGAAGTGAAAGAATTGCATGAATATATGGTAGCAAAACACCATGCAGATATCTATCTTAGAAACAGCGGTCTTAATTATACCATTGTAAGACCAGGGGCATTAACTAATGACGGAGGTACGCAGCATATCCAATTGTCACATAAATTAAGTGAGCAAGGATCTATTTCCAGAACAGATGTAGCTCAGGTATTGACCAGAGTATTGCATGATGATACAGCAAATAAGGAGACCTTTGAAATTATAAAAGGAGATACTCTAATTGGTAAAGCGCTGGAAACGATGAGTACTGTAAAGTTTTAG
- a CDS encoding acyltransferase family protein — translation MHLKPLTSLRFLFALMVFVSHLDFLRRSNYEWLRTVYQDILVHGYIGVSFFFILSGFILTHVYHSQIDASKKERKKFFIARLARIYPLHFVTFLIAIPLMFWGQEINAKGWLLGLSNATLTQSYLPFKELYFSFNGPSWSVSCEVFFYLCFPFLLRFFVKIGQLKYYLTAALALTILLLPHFIDSQWHHGLFYINPLFRIVDFILGIVLYDLYVHLKSKKPLIHFTRLELLSIGVFMLFFSLRNKVSETALYSVFYWIPMMGMILVFAFQKGKISEILSHKYALWLGEISFGFYMIHHLVLRYFTLGNGKLEWVTNDYIIISILLSISIIGAGISHRFFEVPLNRMIRHKCK, via the coding sequence ATGCACTTAAAACCTCTTACTTCCCTACGATTTTTATTTGCGTTGATGGTTTTTGTCTCTCATCTTGATTTTTTAAGGAGAAGCAATTATGAATGGTTGAGAACTGTATACCAAGATATTTTAGTTCATGGCTATATAGGTGTGAGTTTCTTTTTTATTCTCAGTGGTTTTATATTGACACATGTCTATCATTCTCAAATCGATGCTAGTAAAAAAGAGCGTAAGAAGTTTTTTATTGCCCGACTAGCGCGCATCTATCCGTTGCATTTTGTGACATTTTTAATTGCGATTCCGTTGATGTTTTGGGGACAGGAAATCAATGCAAAAGGATGGCTACTTGGGTTATCCAACGCTACGCTCACACAGAGTTATTTACCTTTTAAAGAGTTGTATTTCTCTTTCAATGGCCCTTCCTGGAGTGTTTCCTGTGAAGTATTTTTCTATTTGTGCTTTCCATTTTTACTCCGCTTTTTTGTTAAGATAGGTCAATTGAAATACTACCTCACTGCAGCATTGGCTTTGACAATTTTACTACTTCCCCATTTTATTGATTCCCAATGGCATCACGGGTTGTTTTATATCAATCCGTTGTTTAGAATAGTTGATTTTATACTTGGAATCGTTTTGTACGATCTATACGTGCACCTCAAAAGTAAAAAACCCCTGATTCATTTCACTAGACTTGAACTGTTGAGCATTGGTGTTTTTATGTTGTTTTTCAGCTTGCGCAATAAGGTTTCAGAAACAGCTCTTTACAGTGTGTTTTATTGGATTCCAATGATGGGGATGATTCTTGTTTTTGCCTTTCAAAAAGGTAAAATATCAGAAATTTTAAGTCATAAATATGCCCTCTGGCTAGGTGAAATAAGCTTTGGGTTCTATATGATACATCATTTGGTGTTGCGTTATTTCACTTTAGGAAACGGGAAGTTGGAATGGGTGACCAACGATTATATCATTATAAGCATACTGCTATCGATTTCCATTATTGGTGCAGGAATAAGCCATCGTTTTTTTGAAGTTCCTTTAAATAGGATGATACGACATAAGTGTAAATAA
- a CDS encoding DUF3095 family protein produces the protein MSYKYSSFYSQLHLHYGALHELLLEKTAFTEVPNEWNIIVTDIKNSTQAVQEGKQQLVNLAATGSIVACLNISRAKGIDIPFFFGGDGATLLVPNEILADCLFALQLHQERCSLSFDFFLRVGHRNVGKMKEQGAQLRIAKYKHNDLHRMPIILGDALQMAERSIKASEPQKTMEQRTYNLDLQGMECKWDKIKPPQKGNEVLSLIISAAAVASQSELYSEVLKKMDLIYGEDTIRHPISAGKLKMVHHLSRFKNEVKMKYKEVTGGKIAASWWRSIAGSIFTTYTRPGKNYLNDLIQLTETLLLDGSINTVITGEASQRDELLAYLDELEGANKLKYGYYTSSSSILSCFVTAVDDYHIHFLDGDNGGYTQASKVLKAKM, from the coding sequence ATGTCGTATAAATACAGTTCCTTTTATTCCCAATTACACCTCCATTATGGCGCACTGCACGAGTTGCTCTTAGAAAAGACCGCCTTTACAGAGGTGCCTAATGAATGGAATATCATCGTGACTGATATAAAGAATTCTACTCAAGCAGTACAGGAAGGGAAACAGCAATTAGTAAATCTTGCCGCCACAGGCTCTATAGTAGCTTGTTTAAATATTTCTCGAGCTAAAGGCATTGATATCCCGTTCTTTTTTGGTGGTGATGGAGCTACTTTACTGGTTCCAAATGAAATCCTAGCAGATTGTTTATTTGCATTGCAATTGCATCAAGAACGTTGCAGCCTTTCTTTTGATTTCTTTTTGCGTGTAGGTCATCGCAATGTGGGAAAAATGAAAGAGCAAGGGGCACAACTTAGAATAGCTAAATACAAGCACAATGATTTACATAGAATGCCTATTATACTAGGCGATGCGCTACAAATGGCAGAACGTTCTATAAAAGCAAGTGAGCCACAAAAGACTATGGAACAGAGGACTTATAATCTAGACCTGCAAGGAATGGAGTGTAAATGGGATAAAATAAAACCACCTCAAAAAGGTAATGAAGTCTTATCGCTCATCATAAGCGCCGCTGCGGTAGCATCACAATCAGAACTGTACAGTGAGGTGTTGAAAAAAATGGATCTCATTTACGGAGAAGATACGATAAGGCACCCTATCTCTGCTGGTAAGTTAAAAATGGTACACCACTTAAGCAGATTTAAAAATGAGGTGAAAATGAAATATAAGGAGGTAACTGGAGGGAAAATAGCTGCCAGCTGGTGGCGTAGTATCGCAGGAAGTATTTTTACTACATATACCAGGCCTGGTAAGAACTATCTCAATGATTTGATACAACTGACAGAGACCTTATTACTCGATGGTTCTATCAACACAGTTATCACAGGAGAAGCATCTCAACGGGATGAATTACTTGCCTACCTGGACGAGTTAGAAGGAGCAAACAAGTTGAAGTATGGTTATTATACGAGTTCGAGTAGTATTCTATCTTGCTTTGTCACCGCGGTAGATGATTATCACATCCATTTTCTAGATGGAGATAATGGCGGTTATACCCAAGCTTCCAAAGTGTTGAAGGCAAAAATGTAA
- a CDS encoding endonuclease, with amino-acid sequence MNLLKKLCLVVGLVFAFAKAESQVVINEFDANTPSTDTAEFIELKSDAPFFSLHGYVLVLFNGSSSFTTGMGRSYYALDLDSYTTDSNGLFVIGGSDVSPVADVLLLNNTIQNGTDAIALYLGNDTDWPEFTFASPSNLVQSVIYGTQANSIQNLINLLGQQPVYNEAINGNNDTESFQLKMDGTFEVKAPTPHALNDASFPSYIGLSFTTSKLELTEPDSFDVIFTLSQAPTAAFTLGFSFHNFGFNTADYTGATTFTIPAGQNSTTLSYTIVDDALDEGDESLLIDLDNNLPVGFKRLKDREELFVIDNDFQVAGYGTPLAPTYGNVSSSAPANYYNIINQLASPQLELAITTLIAEENIVRIHTYSDVTDILKEADVSPLNSNKVWLMYTEQERRVINFQTSSSSIGKWNREHIWSRSRGRFTDIEYDGLSDGMSIWTETNADSLRHGQSDAHHLRATDGPENSSRGNSDYPEYNGPISSQGSWHGDVARALFYMDLRYNNLTLVNGNPANSTIGQLGDLATLIQWHRNDPPDDFEMNRNNVVYNWQINRNPFIDLPDLVEFIYGNQVGQIFTLSEETEVLSQIVCTPNPTNNELRLAHIISPVALFIYDAYGRMVLTQELNQDTTIYHDLKSGIYLVHFKKGNQTRVEKLLVR; translated from the coding sequence ATGAATCTTTTAAAAAAGTTATGTTTGGTAGTTGGTTTGGTTTTCGCTTTCGCGAAAGCGGAATCACAAGTAGTTATTAACGAGTTTGATGCCAATACTCCTAGCACAGATACTGCCGAATTTATCGAATTAAAATCAGACGCTCCATTCTTCTCTTTACATGGATATGTACTCGTTTTATTCAATGGCTCTTCTAGCTTTACTACAGGTATGGGAAGGAGTTATTACGCATTAGATCTGGATAGTTATACCACCGATTCCAACGGTCTTTTTGTAATTGGAGGATCAGATGTGTCACCAGTTGCAGACGTACTCCTATTAAACAATACCATCCAAAACGGTACAGATGCTATCGCACTATATTTAGGAAATGATACCGACTGGCCAGAATTTACTTTTGCTAGTCCCTCCAACTTAGTTCAATCAGTAATTTATGGAACCCAAGCAAACAGCATTCAAAATCTTATCAATTTATTAGGCCAACAACCCGTATATAATGAAGCTATTAATGGGAATAATGATACAGAATCCTTTCAGCTTAAAATGGACGGTACATTTGAAGTAAAAGCACCAACCCCACATGCTCTTAATGACGCAAGCTTTCCCAGCTATATAGGACTAAGTTTTACCACTAGTAAGCTGGAACTGACGGAGCCAGACAGCTTTGATGTCATTTTTACACTTAGTCAAGCTCCTACAGCAGCTTTTACATTGGGGTTTAGCTTCCATAATTTTGGCTTTAACACAGCAGACTATACTGGAGCAACTACTTTTACCATCCCCGCGGGACAGAACAGTACCACACTCAGTTACACGATCGTGGATGATGCCCTCGATGAAGGAGATGAGTCCTTGCTTATAGACCTAGATAATAATTTACCAGTAGGATTTAAAAGATTAAAAGACCGCGAAGAACTATTTGTGATCGACAACGACTTCCAAGTTGCCGGTTATGGGACACCACTAGCGCCTACTTATGGAAATGTGTCCAGCAGCGCGCCTGCTAATTATTACAACATTATCAACCAGCTTGCTTCACCACAACTAGAGCTTGCAATTACGACATTAATTGCCGAAGAAAATATAGTACGTATACACACCTATAGCGATGTAACAGACATTTTAAAAGAGGCAGATGTCTCTCCTTTAAACTCCAACAAGGTCTGGCTGATGTATACGGAGCAGGAACGAAGAGTTATAAATTTTCAAACCAGTAGTTCCAGCATTGGTAAGTGGAATAGAGAGCACATTTGGTCGCGCTCACGAGGTCGCTTTACAGACATTGAGTACGATGGGCTTAGTGATGGAATGTCCATCTGGACAGAAACCAATGCAGACAGTTTGCGTCACGGTCAAAGCGATGCACATCATCTTAGAGCTACTGATGGACCAGAAAACAGTTCCAGAGGAAATAGCGATTATCCAGAATACAACGGCCCTATTAGTTCACAAGGCAGTTGGCATGGCGATGTAGCTCGTGCGCTATTTTACATGGATTTACGCTACAACAATTTAACCTTAGTAAATGGAAACCCGGCAAATAGTACTATTGGACAACTAGGAGATCTTGCTACTTTGATACAGTGGCACAGAAATGATCCGCCAGATGATTTTGAAATGAATCGCAATAATGTGGTCTATAATTGGCAAATCAATAGAAACCCATTTATAGATCTACCAGATTTGGTGGAGTTTATTTATGGCAACCAGGTAGGCCAAATCTTTACTTTGTCCGAAGAGACAGAAGTGCTTTCTCAAATTGTATGCACCCCTAACCCGACTAACAATGAATTAAGGCTAGCGCATATTATCAGTCCGGTAGCGCTTTTTATTTACGATGCATACGGAAGAATGGTGCTTACGCAAGAATTGAATCAAGATACCACTATCTACCACGATCTTAAATCTGGAATCTATCTCGTACATTTTAAAAAAGGAAATCAGACTAGGGTTGAGAAACTGTTGGTGAGGTGA
- a CDS encoding DUF3575 domain-containing protein — protein MKKTVLLFCVCVMGYSVMAQSEDVSEIRLAKNEISSNILDLVIAGSLNVTYERMLNNNISLAGSATFFDTYGYYDAGYLESTNAVSFRASANFYVSKRRQFEGLYFYPLLKIRTGEVTSDYDVYIYNDQGDFEQTDRRNYDISGFSAGLGLGNKWLIQDKFTVTVFGEVARNLGKNLEKENADLGNVEPRLGINFGYRF, from the coding sequence ATGAAAAAAACTGTATTACTTTTTTGTGTTTGCGTTATGGGATATAGCGTTATGGCACAAAGCGAGGACGTTTCTGAAATACGTCTTGCAAAAAATGAAATTTCATCAAATATTCTCGATTTAGTTATCGCAGGTTCTTTGAACGTGACTTATGAGCGAATGTTAAATAATAACATCAGTCTTGCTGGTAGCGCTACTTTTTTTGACACCTATGGGTATTACGATGCAGGTTACCTAGAATCGACTAATGCAGTTTCCTTCCGCGCCTCAGCAAACTTCTATGTCAGCAAACGCCGTCAGTTTGAAGGACTGTATTTTTACCCATTACTAAAGATACGAACAGGTGAAGTTACCAGTGATTACGACGTATATATTTACAATGATCAGGGTGATTTTGAACAAACCGACCGTCGTAATTATGATATAAGTGGCTTTTCAGCTGGTTTAGGTCTCGGTAACAAATGGTTGATTCAAGATAAATTCACAGTGACGGTTTTTGGAGAAGTTGCGAGGAACTTGGGTAAAAACTTAGAAAAGGAAAATGCAGATTTAGGTAATGTAGAGCCACGCTTAGGTATTAACTTTGGTTATCGTTTCTAA
- a CDS encoding DEAD/DEAH box helicase, whose product MKNFEALGLTQPLLDGLAEMGFVNPTEIQQQAIPILLKHDGDFIGLAQTGTGKTAAFGIPLLELMDTNSKDTQALILAPTRELAQQICRQIEAMSQKMGRLNVVPVFGGANIMGQIKDIRRGAQVIVATPGRLMDLMKRREIKLDALKFLILDEADEMLNMGFREDIDFILSKTDVGRNIWLFSATMAKEIKKIVDTYMKNPEEVRINREEIVNNNISHQYVQLKARDKTEALRRMLDFDQDMFGVVFCRTKRDTQQVADELNNNGYSTEALHGDMSQAQRDAAMKRFRNKNLKLLIATDVAARGIDVEDITHVIHFALPDDPEFYAHRSGRTARAGKKGESIALITKGDMRKLKYMESKLSIKFDKGEIPALEAITAKRISRWTNGIKDLEVNNKITDELFDEVKASLEEVTKEELIGKFLSQEFNKIYKRNSITDLNDRSKGREDSGEYRERKPRSRGKEEGMKTYFINVGRKDDMNKGALLGFVCDVTGITGNDIGRIVLDGAHSFMDVKEEVASQMEKLNGTERNNREIRANIHEGVVTESRDSGGRGGRDSGRGRSSGGGYKGNRDGNSSGGYKGNRDSDSRSGGGFKGRSSDGGGSSHRGRRDDDSNSGGGFKGRSSRSNDDSSSSGGGFKNRESRPKREESDSNSSSGEKKGSRSKFFGSKWD is encoded by the coding sequence TTGAAAAATTTTGAAGCCTTAGGGCTTACTCAGCCGTTATTAGACGGCCTTGCTGAAATGGGATTTGTGAATCCAACAGAGATTCAACAGCAAGCAATTCCAATCTTGCTGAAGCACGATGGAGATTTTATAGGTCTGGCGCAGACCGGTACAGGGAAAACAGCAGCTTTCGGTATACCGTTACTAGAGCTAATGGATACCAACTCAAAAGACACGCAGGCATTAATTCTAGCCCCAACGCGTGAACTAGCACAACAAATTTGTCGTCAGATAGAAGCGATGTCTCAAAAAATGGGAAGACTTAATGTCGTACCCGTTTTTGGAGGAGCAAATATCATGGGCCAAATCAAAGACATCAGACGTGGAGCACAAGTAATTGTGGCCACTCCAGGACGTCTTATGGATCTTATGAAACGTCGCGAGATCAAACTCGATGCGTTGAAGTTTTTGATTCTTGATGAAGCAGATGAGATGTTGAACATGGGTTTCCGTGAAGACATTGATTTTATACTTTCTAAAACAGACGTAGGTCGCAATATCTGGTTGTTCTCTGCTACTATGGCAAAGGAAATCAAGAAGATTGTAGATACCTACATGAAAAATCCTGAAGAGGTGCGTATCAACCGCGAGGAAATTGTAAATAACAATATCTCTCACCAATATGTTCAATTAAAAGCACGTGATAAAACCGAAGCTCTAAGAAGAATGTTGGATTTTGATCAAGATATGTTTGGTGTGGTTTTTTGTCGTACAAAAAGAGATACACAACAAGTGGCTGATGAGCTCAATAACAATGGTTATTCTACTGAGGCACTTCATGGAGATATGTCACAAGCACAGCGTGATGCTGCAATGAAACGTTTTAGAAATAAAAATCTAAAATTATTGATCGCAACAGATGTTGCCGCTCGTGGTATTGATGTAGAAGATATAACACACGTTATCCACTTTGCTTTACCAGATGATCCTGAATTTTATGCCCACCGTTCTGGTCGTACCGCTCGTGCAGGTAAAAAAGGAGAATCTATTGCCTTAATTACTAAAGGTGATATGCGTAAATTGAAGTATATGGAGAGTAAACTCTCTATAAAGTTTGACAAGGGAGAAATTCCAGCTCTTGAAGCAATTACTGCAAAACGTATTTCAAGATGGACTAATGGAATAAAAGATTTAGAAGTAAACAATAAGATTACTGACGAACTTTTTGATGAAGTTAAAGCAAGTCTTGAAGAGGTAACCAAAGAAGAACTTATTGGCAAATTCTTAAGTCAAGAATTTAATAAAATATATAAACGTAACTCTATTACAGATCTTAATGACCGATCTAAAGGTCGTGAAGATAGTGGTGAATACCGCGAGAGAAAACCTAGATCTAGAGGTAAAGAAGAAGGGATGAAAACCTACTTTATCAATGTAGGTCGTAAGGATGACATGAACAAAGGGGCTTTATTAGGCTTTGTATGTGATGTTACTGGTATTACAGGAAACGACATAGGTCGTATCGTATTAGATGGAGCGCACTCCTTTATGGATGTAAAAGAAGAAGTAGCTTCTCAAATGGAGAAACTCAACGGTACAGAGCGCAATAATCGCGAAATAAGAGCAAATATTCACGAAGGTGTAGTAACAGAATCTAGAGATAGTGGCGGTCGCGGTGGTAGAGATAGTGGTCGCGGTAGAAGCAGCGGTGGCGGTTACAAAGGAAATCGTGATGGCAACTCTAGTGGTGGTTATAAAGGAAATAGAGATAGTGATTCCCGTTCTGGCGGTGGCTTTAAAGGAAGAAGCAGCGACGGCGGTGGAAGCAGTCATAGAGGACGTCGTGATGATGACTCTAATTCTGGTGGTGGCTTTAAGGGTCGCAGCTCTAGATCAAATGATGATTCTAGTTCTAGTGGAGGCGGTTTTAAAAACCGGGAGTCTAGACCTAAAAGAGAAGAGTCTGATTCAAACAGCTCTTCTGGAGAAAAAAAAGGAAGTCGTTCTAAGTTCTTTGGTTCTAAATGGGACTAA
- a CDS encoding type II toxin-antitoxin system HicA family toxin: MSQIGSHVKMRHETKEGTIIFPNHGSSEMGKGLENKILKDAGIKR, translated from the coding sequence TTGTCGCAGATAGGTTCGCACGTAAAAATGCGCCACGAAACTAAAGAAGGAACAATTATCTTTCCAAATCACGGAAGCTCGGAAATGGGTAAAGGATTGGAAAATAAAATCCTAAAAGACGCTGGAATTAAAAGATAA
- a CDS encoding nitroreductase — translation MKKSLELLIQSRRSVFPSQYTGGKIPRHDLLKILESARWAPNHKKTEPWRYKVLQGNALTDLGVFMGDQFVKSTGKPLSIKLKKLQEKLAVTSAMLLIFKHRDKKESLPEWEEVAAVSMSVQNMWLTTHDLGYGCYWSSPKDFVTMSEFQHITVGEREEFLGFFYIGTYDNQAVAVLPERKNINEFTEFAE, via the coding sequence ATGAAAAAGAGCTTAGAACTATTGATCCAGTCCCGTCGCAGCGTGTTTCCTTCCCAATATACCGGTGGAAAAATTCCTCGCCATGACCTTTTGAAAATTTTAGAAAGCGCCAGATGGGCTCCCAACCATAAAAAAACAGAGCCCTGGCGCTACAAAGTCTTGCAAGGAAATGCCCTGACTGATTTAGGAGTCTTTATGGGAGATCAATTTGTAAAATCGACGGGAAAACCACTCTCTATAAAACTAAAAAAACTACAAGAAAAACTGGCGGTTACCAGCGCGATGCTGCTTATTTTTAAACATAGAGATAAAAAAGAATCCCTTCCAGAATGGGAAGAAGTGGCAGCGGTAAGTATGAGCGTTCAAAACATGTGGCTGACCACTCATGACTTAGGCTACGGTTGCTATTGGAGCTCGCCAAAAGACTTTGTAACTATGTCAGAGTTCCAGCACATCACTGTAGGAGAACGAGAAGAATTCTTAGGCTTTTTCTATATAGGGACTTACGATAACCAGGCAGTAGCTGTATTGCCTGAAAGAAAAAATATCAACGAGTTTACCGAGTTTGCAGAATAG
- a CDS encoding alkyl hydroperoxide reductase — protein sequence MKLTLQLAAIYNLIWGAWVVLFPHHFFELVGMEPLNHPMVWQGMGMVIGVYGLGYWWASYNPMKHWPIVAVGFLGKIFGPLGFLFNYVQDIVPFEFIFTLITNDFIWWIPFFLILKKVHTDYKWKLS from the coding sequence ATGAAACTCACTTTACAACTCGCTGCTATTTACAATCTTATTTGGGGTGCTTGGGTGGTATTATTTCCCCATCATTTTTTTGAATTGGTCGGTATGGAACCACTCAATCATCCTATGGTATGGCAAGGAATGGGAATGGTAATAGGTGTTTACGGACTGGGGTACTGGTGGGCGAGCTACAATCCTATGAAGCACTGGCCTATTGTAGCCGTCGGTTTTTTAGGGAAGATATTTGGGCCTTTAGGCTTTTTGTTCAACTATGTTCAGGATATAGTTCCTTTTGAATTTATTTTTACATTGATCACCAATGATTTTATCTGGTGGATCCCTTTTTTCTTGATACTTAAAAAAGTACATACTGATTATAAATGGAAACTTTCTTAA
- a CDS encoding DUF2490 domain-containing protein, translated as MIVLQAGYAYFTRQPFGAANDATMEHRWHQDLGLESKINNRFELKHRIRIEERFVKGQDFRTRYRYTLFLKCALLP; from the coding sequence ATGATCGTTCTGCAGGCAGGCTATGCTTATTTTACCCGTCAGCCATTCGGTGCAGCAAATGATGCGACTATGGAGCATCGATGGCATCAAGACCTTGGGTTGGAAAGCAAAATAAACAACCGTTTTGAACTCAAACACCGCATCAGGATAGAAGAGCGCTTTGTAAAAGGTCAAGATTTTAGAACGCGTTACCGCTATACCTTATTCCTTAAATGTGCCCTTTTACCGTAA
- a CDS encoding RNA polymerase sigma factor RpoD/SigA: MRQLKITKQVTNRESKSLDKYLQDISKIDLITAEEEVELAQRIKKGDQRALEKLTTANLRFVVSVAKQYQNQGLKLPDLINEGNAGLVKAAKRFDETRGFKFISYAVWWIRQSILQALAEQSRIVRLPLNKIGSINKINKAFSHLEQLHERPPSPEELAKELDMTVSDVKQSLKNAGRHVSMDAPLKEGETSNLYDVVRSGESPNPDRELMHESLTLEITRALETLSQKEADVISLYFGIGNQQPMSLEEIGETFDLTRERVRQIKEKGIKRLRQNSRSKILKSYLG; encoded by the coding sequence ATGAGACAACTCAAAATCACCAAGCAGGTTACAAACCGTGAATCAAAATCGCTGGACAAGTACCTACAAGACATCTCTAAAATTGATTTGATCACAGCAGAGGAAGAAGTGGAACTGGCACAGCGCATTAAGAAAGGTGATCAGAGAGCTCTTGAGAAGTTGACTACTGCAAACTTACGTTTTGTAGTATCTGTTGCAAAGCAGTATCAAAATCAAGGGCTTAAGCTTCCCGATCTCATAAATGAAGGTAACGCCGGACTCGTAAAGGCTGCAAAAAGATTTGATGAGACTCGTGGTTTTAAATTCATCTCCTATGCGGTATGGTGGATACGCCAGTCCATTCTTCAAGCACTAGCAGAGCAGTCACGTATCGTGCGACTTCCATTGAACAAGATTGGTTCCATTAACAAGATTAACAAGGCTTTTTCTCATCTTGAGCAATTGCATGAGCGTCCACCATCTCCAGAAGAACTTGCAAAAGAACTGGACATGACGGTAAGCGATGTAAAGCAATCCCTTAAGAATGCAGGTCGTCACGTATCCATGGATGCGCCTCTTAAAGAAGGAGAGACTTCTAACCTTTACGACGTTGTACGTAGTGGTGAGTCTCCTAATCCTGATAGAGAATTGATGCATGAATCTCTAACTTTAGAGATCACACGTGCATTAGAAACTTTATCTCAGAAAGAAGCAGACGTGATTTCGCTATACTTCGGTATTGGAAATCAGCAACCTATGAGCCTAGAAGAAATCGGCGAAACCTTTGACCTTACTCGTGAGCGCGTGCGCCAGATCAAGGAAAAAGGAATCAAAAGACTACGTCAGAATTCGAGAAGTAAGATCCTTAAATCCTATTTAGGATAA
- a CDS encoding 3D domain-containing protein has product MENIKRHYLNILVLLITLIVLTSCKESKQKDTTTITVTSTAYNSVESQTKKGNTGLAAWGDTLVPGQKAIAVSRDLIDMGLGHNTVVLIEGIEGSFIVKDKMNKRWEKKIDIYMGLDQEAAIQWGKKEVEITFVATTVE; this is encoded by the coding sequence ATGGAAAATATCAAACGCCATTACTTAAATATTTTAGTATTACTTATTACTTTAATCGTACTGACAAGTTGTAAAGAATCAAAACAAAAAGACACCACAACTATTACAGTAACCTCTACAGCCTATAACTCTGTAGAAAGCCAAACCAAAAAAGGAAATACAGGTCTTGCAGCTTGGGGTGATACCTTAGTACCCGGCCAAAAAGCCATTGCAGTATCCCGTGATCTGATAGATATGGGTTTAGGACATAACACAGTAGTACTAATTGAAGGTATAGAAGGTAGCTTTATAGTCAAAGATAAAATGAATAAACGATGGGAAAAGAAAATAGATATCTATATGGGACTAGATCAAGAAGCCGCCATTCAATGGGGTAAAAAAGAAGTGGAGATAACATTTGTTGCAACCACAGTGGAATAA